The genome window ATGATGTCTTTGGTGATATCACTGATGAAGGTCCCAACTACCGCGCTGTACGTCACCcgcaacatcatcaacacctttAACTTAACTAACGTCAATAGGTCGGCTGGATCGGCACCGTCGCTCTCATGATGAAGACCCAGGTCGGCCTGGGTGTTCTGTCTATCCCAGCTGTGTTCGACGTCCTCGGTATCCTCCCCGGTATCATCtgcctcatcgtcatcgccgccatCACAACATGGTCCGATTACATGATTGGCGTCTTCAAGCGCAACCATCCTCAAATCTACGGTATCGACGATGCAGGCTTTCTGATCTTCGGCCGAGTCGGACGCGAGATCTTCGGTATTGCTTTCTGCCTCTGTATGTACTCCTATCTTAAATCGTAACGACAACTTCTAACAACTCAGTCTGGATCTTCGTTGCAGGATCTGGTATGCTCGGTATCTCAATCGGTCTCAACGCCGTCTCTCTTCACGGTACCTGCACGGCTGTGTTCGTCGCTGTTGCTGCTATCTGCGGATTCCTGCTGGCCAGTGTTCGCACCCTTGGTCGCATCAGCATGCTCGCCTGGGTCGGCCTCGTTTGCATCATGACTGCTATTTTCACAGTCACCATTGCAGTTGGTGTTCAGGATCGACCTGCAGCTGCTCCTCAAGAGGGTCACTGGAAGTCTGACTGGAAGGTTGTTGGAAATCCCAGTTTCACTGAggccatttcttccatctcatctctcatcTTTGCTTATGCTGGTACTCCTGGATTCTTGTAAGTTTAACTCCTGGATGATATGTGATTCAATGAGCTAACTTTCAAAGTGCCATCGCTGCTGAGATGAAGCGCCCTGAGCATTATACCCGATCTCTCCTCATCTGCCAAACTGGTGTCACCATCACTTACATCGTCATCGGCTGCGTCGTCTACCTCTACTGCGGTTCATACGTCGCCTCGCCAGCTCTCGGTTCAGCCGGCCATCTTATCAAGCGCGTCGCCTACGGCATCTCCCTCCCCGGCCTTCTCGCGACAACCGTCCTCGTCATTCACTTCGCCGCCAAATACGTCTTCGTCCGCCTCCTCCGCGGAACAAAgcatctctcctccaacagcGCTATCCACTGGGGAACTTGGCTCGCTtgcaccatcatcaccaccgtCATCGCCTACCTGATCGCCTCCGGTATTCCTGTCTTTGGTGGTCTTGTCTCCCTCGTTGGTGCCCTGCTCGGCACGCTCATGTCGTTCCAGCTGTACGGCTTCATGTGGCTGTATGACAACTGGGCCAAGGGCAAGCGTGATCCCAATATGAAGTGGTACCTCATGGTTGCTTTCAGCGTCTTTGTTATTGTCTCCGGTACTTTCCTCATGATCGGTGGTACTTATGGATCTATTGTTGGAATTATCGACTCGTACAAGGCTTCTGGTGGCTCTGCTGCTTTCTCTTGTGCTGACAACTCGAATTCCACTTAAGCGGCAGCGTTGTTTTCTTTTAGCATTATGCATTGTATAGCATTGGATTTAGAGGGTAGAGTAACACATTCATGCATTAGAGGTTGAAGAATAAATCTACCATCATATTTACAAACCATGACTCCCAGTTTTGTGTGACGTGATACCCTTTGATCTCAATTACAGCAGATATTTCTCGCTGCTTCTTTCGAGATACAGAGTGCAAGTGTGGAGAAAATGTTGCTCAGTCATCACTGTTCTGAGATCCATCAAACTTACAGAACTTGATAACTATTCTACTGGGCTCTCAGCATACTCTCATGACTTCCAAACCGACGCTCAGACTTGGGGTGACTCGACTCATCATCAGACCAAGTAATCATTCTCCATACCTTCAACACAAAGGCTTGGCCATCACATTCCCCGCAAAACACTGGATGAATACCCATGTTTCCCTGTGGATATCGACCTCAGCAAACCCGTTAGCCTAAGCGCTTCCCCATCTCCACTGCGCGCATTTCATCTTTAGTCCATCAATAGTCTCAATTACTATATCCACaactcatcatcacatcaaaGTGGGTATTTCAGATAAGAATCCAAAATCAAGATTATGGACTGCCAATCTGTTAAGTCATACGATGATCAAATTTGCATATTCTGACGTCTGGATCTGCGGGAGCTACTAGCCTGTCGGGTGGCGGTGTCTAGCTGACACCGTACAGCTGTACAAGTCTGAACTTTAAAGTTTTCAACGCAGTGTCGCCACTGAGTTGGAGAAAGTTGGAGACGAGAGCTAGGTGACGCCGACGTCAGGGATGTTCATGCAGCTGAGACTCCCCTTTGGATGATACTTTGGTTCATATCGGCTTACTGCGCTTCAAAGTTCAGCACTGATTCTTGTAGCATGGATGGTGTATTTATTAACTTTGGGAGTGGATATTGACATACAGGGAAGTTTGAGATATCGGCAATCGTCGGTAGAAGAGATGGGGCTCTTGAAGCTGGGTCATGCAACGGTCAACCTTAATTTGAGGAACCCCAGACCCGATCCCGGAGCGGTCCCCGATCGAGTTACGTCGATAGCTAGCCAACCACTGAGGCTCTTGCCGCTGAGGTCGATGAGTGACGATCAATAGACGCTGAAATCAGTATATTAGACATAGAGTGATGGGAAATTACTCCTGGCTGATTGCTGGGAGTATTCACAAGCGCACATTGGCTGCTGGATTCACTTGCTAGGCTATCGTCAGTAAACGGCATGTTGCTATTGAGGTTATACATGCAGGAAATCACCCTAGTCCCTGATGTTGAGCTATTAGTTCCACAGATTCACTATTGTTAGGACAGCTACGAAGTTTAGCTGAGAGTATGTACGCATTATGAGACAGAACTCGAGATTCAAATTCAAGCTGATCGGGGCCGTTGGTCATTCACGGCGGCGTCTGGCTTCAGACATACTTCTTTCGTCCAGCCAGGACTCTCTGGTGTCTTACATTACCCAGCTCTCTGAACCAACCATTGCCGACTGTTATTTGTATCATGACTGTCTCAATATGCAGTGGTAGAAGATATCTCACAGATGAAGGAGATTCTGCAGTTGGTACATGTCATTGAACAAGAAGACACTTAGGATCCAATTATCATTTAAAAATCTATAGTTCATAAGTAAGCTGTTCCGGGATATGAGAGGGTTGAATAAGGACGGCTAATAGTTATAGTCGCCATGACTGCGGTTTCACTGGGATTCCAAATATGAAAAGACTTAGTGGATTGACATGGCAATGAAATTCAGTGAGGTTGGGCAAGGATGAGGTGAAGATGTCTCTATACCAGTAGTTGACCAAAGAGTCAAGACGATAGGCTAGTTAGTACTTGATGTCCATCACATACGGGCCATGCAGTATTTACAACTTAGTGCTCAGCCTCCTTTCGCATCGTATGGAAGTGAACTACAGACAGGCAAGTTGTTCCGAAACAAGATGGTGCAGTATGATGGTATGAAGATTCAGTTGCCTTGTGTGACTGGTATCTCAAAACTTCACCTCAACCGCCCTGCAGGACCGTAACACTATTTATGACATCTGCGACTTTTCTATCAGCTCCTCATATTCCTTGATAATAAGAAGTTCAGATGCCAagtaatttagttatttcCAACATTAGTGGACTTACCACTCCGTAGTAGCCCTCAATAATGATCGGAAGTGCACATACTATCCAAATTTTAAGTACCTAATAAGCCTTTTGGTGTCATTTTGAACAGAATGGACTCCTAGGCCAGATTAACGAGGTTTTATTTCATGATGCTAAAAAGGCATCGGCTATTCAATCCGTGCATAAGGATGTGAAGGGCGGGCATCGAAAGTCATGCTACTTAAAGGGGAACTTGTCAGTCTTCCTACCAAGGCTCTCTGAGAATCCATTATCATTGCCTTTGACGAAACACTGAAACTTATGGTTAAAAGATCCAACAGAGCCAAAGTCTGAGCAGCAGTGAAGTGATGAAGGCAGGACTGTTGATTTGACGAAATACCAtcatcttgaacttgacTAAATTCTGTTTTTAACTTGGGATAAAAGCCTTGGGTTTTCTGTTACCCCCTAAGGCTACGAACGACGACGACGTCACATCGCTTCATATCTGGCTGATCATTATCACCGGCAAGCATGTCCTAGTTCTCAAGTTTGTCACTGCACGCGTGGCTGATGAACCGCCTGTCAAATAGAAAGCTATAGTTCTTCTCCAGTTATTGAGCTTTTTACTGAATTCAAGTTGCCAGTTTGGCACAAGGGTCGAGCTCAGCCTCATGGTGAATCCAGCGCACCATCTCATCACTTGTATCAGGACAGGGCGCTGCAGTATAGGAGTAGGACACTGGTGAGCGTATTTATCCTGAGTTTGTCTTGCGATATTGCCAAGAGAAACCTTCCTGTGAAGTTGAAATGCCATATATGTCCTTAGTCTTCTCCAACCGGGACCTTTCTTTCTATACCAGTGGTCTAGGGTCTAACGTCTGCTCAAAAGTTCATGCATAGATTGAATCATGTCGCCCGAACGCTGCTAAAGTGAATTGACCGAAGGGAGTCTCAGGAATGCATAGAGCGGCATCACGAAACAGCCAGAGCTACAAGTATTCCCAGAATTCTTGGTTCATTAATAACTTTTCATTATATGATTCGATGTAACCCATCCCAATTTATACAATTCATCATCATATCGCATTAATTTATTTGAGCTTGAGGACAGCCTTGCCAAAGTTCTTGCCCTGGAGCATACCGATGAAACCCTCAGCGGCGTTGTCAATACCCTCGGTAACGTaaagcttggccttgacacTACCGTCAGCAAGCCACTTCTGGAGGTTCTCCTGGTGCTCCTTGTAGTAGGCAGGGCCGAAGGCAGGGTTGGCGACGAGGAAACCCTCcatcttgacctgcttggcaatgaggttgaggagacCCTTGACACCTTGGCGCTGGTCGGCGGGGGTGTTGTACTCGGAGATCTGAAGATTGTTAGTTATGTGG of Fusarium oxysporum Fo47 chromosome I, complete sequence contains these proteins:
- a CDS encoding transmembrane amino acid transporter protein-domain-containing protein — encoded protein: MSQYSSGPAEKDLKHDYENDQPALNNTPSIAGEAQVHDDVFGDITDEGPNYRAVGWIGTVALMMKTQVGLGVLSIPAVFDVLGILPGIICLIVIAAITTWSDYMIGVFKRNHPQIYGIDDAGFLIFGRVGREIFGIAFCLFWIFVAGSGMLGISIGLNAVSLHGTCTAVFVAVAAICGFLLASVRTLGRISMLAWVGLVCIMTAIFTVTIAVGVQDRPAAAPQEGHWKSDWKVVGNPSFTEAISSISSLIFAYAGTPGFFAIAAEMKRPEHYTRSLLICQTGVTITYIVIGCVVYLYCGSYVASPALGSAGHLIKRVAYGISLPGLLATTVLVIHFAAKYVFVRLLRGTKHLSSNSAIHWGTWLACTIITTVIAYLIASGIPVFGGLVSLVGALLGTLMSFQLYGFMWLYDNWAKGKRDPNMKWYLMVAFSVFVIVSGTFLMIGGTYGSIVGIIDSYKASGGSAAFSCADNSNST